In Cryptomeria japonica chromosome 1, Sugi_1.0, whole genome shotgun sequence, the sequence ATTCATAAGAAACGAACATCCCCATTTTATCTAAGGTGATAGGATGGCTCCCTTTTATTAAATCTTATCGGCCTTAAATCTTCTCTATTAGAATTCTGTTTACTGAATTTTGCTTATGTAGAATTCCCTTTCATGGTCGAGTAGAATGTACTGGGGCTTATACCATTTTGTCTCATTGAAAGGTAGCCAACATTTGTTTTAATGGTTGAGCAATCAAAAAATTTAGGCTAGAAATGCAAAAGAATGTTTGTATCCGTGTATACGTGGCATCAGCTGATGCAAGGTTACTGATAATATAAGCATCTGTTTTCACAAATTGGGATCCTTTAGAATCCAATCTGTAGATAAATAGTTACACGGCTTTGTACTTGAGAGCTAAACAGTGATATCTTTTATTTGCAGGTTTCGCCAGACTGGCCTGGGCTACCTGCAGGTGTGAAATTCGACCCTTCAGATCAAGAGCTTTTGAGACATTTAGCAGAAAAAGTTGGAATTGGTAATGCAAAGCCTCATCCATTTATAAAAGAATTTATTTTGACGCTGGAAGATGAGAGTGGAATTTGTTATACACATCCTGAAAATTTGCCAGGTAATTGGTGCCTACCTTTTGATAACTGTTGCTTTACTGTTTGATATGTTTGGCTTATGTGAAGTTTTTCTGACAGGAATTAAACAAGATGGCAGTATAACCCACGTTTTCCATAAAACAAGCAAGGCTTATACAACAGGACATCGGAAGTGTCGAAAAATAACAAGTGATGCTTCTAGTGGAGGAGAAGTACGTTGGCACAAGACAGGCAAAACAAAGCCTGTAAAGGAAAACGGAATACAAAAAGGATGTAAGAAAATCATGGTTCTATATACTACTGCGAAGGGCTCAAAAGCCTGTAAAACAAATTGGGTCATGCATCAGTACCATCTCGGTTTAGATGAAGATGAGAAAGATGGTGAATTTGTTGTATCGAAGGTCTTTTATCAACAAGAATCTAAATTCGAGAAAAATGATCAGGTACATCAAGAGTATCCTTCGACTTCCACCAGTAAGGGGGATCCAGAAACACCGAATGCGATCACTCCTCCCCTGCAACCACGAAACACACATGCTTGCCTGGATTTCGTCAAGAAAGAGCAAACTCCTCAGGCAGTTTCACCTCAGGTAAAAATTCTGTTAGAAACAATAAATAAGTgattttgctttgatttcattcaaGTTGGTTTTTTAGGTTCCTCTGTCAGCATTTTGTAGTGCTTGATTTATTGTAATTGGTTTATGTGCTTGAACTGTTTTGGAGGCAGGCTGCATATCTTGATGCAACAACTCATCAAGATTACAAGGGGAAGGAGATAGAGTATGACAGAAGTTACTTGGATGCAACACTGGGTTACTATCCATCATGCTGTGCAGGTGAATCTCAGTTTTTTGACTCTCAGTTAATTGACTCTCAGGAGTCTCCTCTTCTTTGTTACGAGATGTTTGGGAACCAGGCTTGCCAAGGGACTGCTCAAGCTGCGAGCTCCATGCCTGATCTCTCTGAATGTGGTCGAATTGGGGGCAATGTATCTGAACTTCGTCAGAAGGGGAATTCGATGTTTCCTAAAAATCGTTCCATAGGAAACCACGAGAAAGGAAGCAGCAATGCAAATCAGGAACCTGAGAACGAATACACTCAAAATGTCGAAGCAAGACAAGTGGACACATCTGTGGACCCTGTCCTGGCAAAAATCTTCTTCGACACACCACCCGATGGGTTAATTACTGTAAGTTGGCTAGGCTTAGCTCTCAATGCTTTTACTTGCAGAGAATTATAGTTGCTAGAAATAGTGAATGGGTTTTTTTGCAAACAATTTTAAAATATGCTTTAAGGGAATATTTCCGCCAACTTCTACGATAACTAGTTGTTTTGAATATATTCTCTTAAAAAGATACCAAAGTTGTTATATTAAATGTATAAGATCTTAAGGAAACTGGGAATATATagaagctttcaaaaacttcaaggaaCTAACAATTCCGTTTAACAAAGGTCTTGTCAAGATTTCTAATCTTCTAGAACTGTGAGATTTCTTAATCTGTAGTACTTTTTTATTGTCattctaattatatttttttttgtgttttatacTTTGTAGTTCTCGAGCTCGCAAGATACCGAAACTATACTTAACTGGTTGAAGTCAGATGATGATATCTAGGTGAGGGTCTTTCTTATACAGGTTTGTGCAAATCTTTCCAGATTCATTTCACAGATTGTGCATGCTAGGAGATTGAATTCTAAACTCATCCACAGTGTCTCATTAATGATGTGTGTGCTTGCACAGGTTACCGTTCATGACAATGGAGTTGTTAATATGCACCTATTCCCAAAAGTTTTTAAACAGATTCTATTTAAATTTTGCAATGTCACCGGAAGCAGCAAACTGTAAAAATGGCATTTTGATTAATTTATGGTCGCAGCAAACTGTGTATATGATATTGTGCAGTCTAAATAAGTCATTTTTGGGTTGAATTTATCTGTTTTAAATTCATCGCTTATGCCAAAAAGTTCATAGGCAAATTTTGTTTATATTTCTAAGTGACATGGTATGCAAAACTGGTCATTATTTTCGACCAGCATTTATGTTACTGTACCTGAAGATTTCTATGTAGGCCATTTTGGAACATGGTCCTCTGGAAATATGTAAGGCCTTTGGACTACTTGATTAATAAAGTATTATTATTTGTGCAAATATTCTTTGCCAATCTTATTGTTTTATTCTTTATCAGCTCCATtcatcaaaattcttgtttattgcAGTCCTGATTATGAGCTTGCAGTTACATTTGGGCAATTCTACATTGTAAAGTTTCCCTTTGTACATTGTGATATCATTTCAGAGTGAGAAATGCTACCTAGTTGAATATGGATAAGTTTATGAGAGTGAGAAACGCTACCTAGTTGAATATGGATAAGTTTATGAAAATGGACAGTCGTGGTCAACTGGGTTCTAGGCTCGGCTCCCACTTTGAAAAGTGACAGAAATACCAAAATATTTGAGTAGATAAACAAGTATTTGGTTTACAGCTCTGTTCTACTTTATTTAGGCGGTAAGATTTGATGTATAATCTATGGTGTATCTTGGACGTTCAACTGGGTTCTAGGCTTGGCTCCTACTTTGAAAAGTGACAGAAATACCAAAATATTTGAGTAGATAAACAAGTATTTGGTTTACAGCTCTGTTCTACATTATTTAGGTGGTAAGATTTGATGTATAATCTGTGGTGTATCTTGGACTCAATATATAAGATTTAATACAAGATTCCACATCAATTCATATAATTCACTAGGCTAAGCCCCTTAAGCTCGGCATAGCCTGAAATCTGGGCatgtttaaaattttagaaaataGAATTGAGAATAATGCTGGGGTTTCATGGAGGGGGGCTTTTTAAAAAATAGAGCGGGTGTTGCAGAGATTTTTCAGGAATATTTTTTAAGTGGGTGGTCCCTTGAAATGTGTAGCACAGTTctgcttaaaaatttaagctcctaaattgAAGGAAGCTAGTGGTACCATGAGCAGCAGTGAAAAAtgaaataatttgttttttttattctctctaaaatgtttggtgaaattcatCTCAACTCTTTTTTGATTGCCAAGTGGCAAATACAATTCCTACGCTGGTGGAGCAATTTGTAGCCCCATCCTATTTTCACCCGCTTAAAAATGGAAGCCTAAAAAGTAGGAGCTTCTATTTTTTAGAGCAGATTCCAAATAATCCTGTAGCCCCAAAAAACAAATCTCCATAAGACgtctcttccttaaaaatagagctccCCTCCCATGAGACCCCTACCTAAGGTGCTGCTTTACTTATTTTGTTTGGTAGTGCCACATCAAATAAATATAAGACACAATTACCAAATTGTCCTACTTTTCTTGAATAATTATAGCAAAACAAAGAAATTCTGTTAGGAAATCATGTATTACAGAGCAAAGCTGTACAAGAGTCATCATGCATGTGTTTTCAAAGACCTGTACCGCAAAGCAGAAATAGTTTTTAACAGAATCCCCTTCAATTACTACTCAAGAAAAAACGAGGTAATATCTACTGCTCATAGACATGCTGCTATAAAATGTTCTGGAGAAACCTCGAACTTTATGTTATTATTGAGTGACTATTAAGCTGTAATCACTTGAATGTTTAAACAAACTTAAATATGCTGAAATCAAATCAGTGCCTGACATAATGGTACATGCAATGGAGTTCTGCTTACTTCTCACAGATGATGTTCTTCGTAGGAGGAAAGCAAGAGCTCAGAGAGATCTCACAAAAAACATATTTCAGAGATTATTGGAGAGGAAGACATAATCTGAGACTTTTATTCCATTGCAAAAGATCAAATTGAGACGATTACAATAGTTGAggtcaaaccatagagtagaagcTACACAAAACTTACACTACTTTATTACAAAAAGAATTTTGCAAAAATTAAAGGaggataaaaaataaaattagaaaaaggAATATTAAGTGGAGAAGAAACAAGAGAAATTGTAGAAATAGAAAGAAGCACAACAAAATTTACTACAAGATTGTCTCTAACTAATAATTTTAATCAGATCCAGACATCATTAATCTTTTTCTATAAAGATTTAAAATCAGA encodes:
- the LOC131063796 gene encoding SUPPRESSOR OF GAMMA RESPONSE 1 isoform X2 — encoded protein: MARAFIIDGHGFATKVRNTRGQNWRSDASIVCPNCDYTIDNTQVSPDWPGLPAGVKFDPSDQELLRHLAEKVGIGNAKPHPFIKEFILTLEDESGICYTHPENLPGIKQDGSITHVFHKTSKAYTTGHRKCRKITSDASSGGEVRWHKTGKTKPVKENGIQKGCKKIMVLYTTAKGSKACKTNWVMHQYHLGLDEDEKDGEFVVSKVFYQQESKFEKNDQVHQEYPSTSTSKGDPETPNAITPPLQPRNTHACLDFVKKEQTPQAVSPQAAYLDATTHQDYKGKEIEYDRSYLDATLGYYPSCCAGESQFFDSQLIDSQESPLLCYEMFGNQACQGTAQAASSMPDLSECGRIGGNVSELRQKGNSMFPKNRSIGNHEKGSSNANQEPENEYTQNVEARQVDTSVDPVLAKIFFDTPPDGLITFSSSQDTETILNWLKSDDDI
- the LOC131063796 gene encoding SUPPRESSOR OF GAMMA RESPONSE 1 isoform X1 → MARQCRAFIIDGHGFATKVRNTRGQNWRSDASIVCPNCDYTIDNTQVSPDWPGLPAGVKFDPSDQELLRHLAEKVGIGNAKPHPFIKEFILTLEDESGICYTHPENLPGIKQDGSITHVFHKTSKAYTTGHRKCRKITSDASSGGEVRWHKTGKTKPVKENGIQKGCKKIMVLYTTAKGSKACKTNWVMHQYHLGLDEDEKDGEFVVSKVFYQQESKFEKNDQVHQEYPSTSTSKGDPETPNAITPPLQPRNTHACLDFVKKEQTPQAVSPQAAYLDATTHQDYKGKEIEYDRSYLDATLGYYPSCCAGESQFFDSQLIDSQESPLLCYEMFGNQACQGTAQAASSMPDLSECGRIGGNVSELRQKGNSMFPKNRSIGNHEKGSSNANQEPENEYTQNVEARQVDTSVDPVLAKIFFDTPPDGLITFSSSQDTETILNWLKSDDDI